The nucleotide sequence CGAGGCTGACAATTTCTATTGGTATGGTAGATGCTCCAGGGACCCATGATCCATCAGACACTGGAGCTGATGAAATCACTGATAACAATCATCTTCAGTATGATCTTCACCAAACGACTGAGCACTTGTCTGCTTCTGAGTCATCAGCTGGTGCTTTTTCTGCCTCTCCTAGTGTCTCTCAGAGAATCCATCACCGTCATCCTAGGAAATGCATGTTCGAGGGCTGTTCTAAATGTGCAAGGGGGGCATCTGGTCTATGCATTGGACATGGAGGCGGTCAAAGGTGCCAGAAACCTGGGTGTAATAAGGGCACTGAGAGCACTGCAGCTTTCTGCAAAGCTCATGGAGGAGGCAGGAGATGCCAGATGCTTGGATGCACCAAGAGCGCTGATGGTAAGACAGATTTCTGTATTGCTCATGGAGGTGGGCGCCGGTGCACTCATTTAGGATGCGCTAAAGCTGCACGAGGTAAATCAGGTTTGTGCATCAAGCACGGAGGCGGGAAGAGGTGCATTGTAGAGGGGTGCACTCGAAGTGCTGAGGGCCAGCCAGGGCTATGCATCTCCCATGGTGGAGGGCGTAGATGTCAATATCCTGATTGTTGGAAAGGTGCACAGGGGAGTACCAATTACTGCAAAGCTCATGGCGGAGGAAGGCGATGCATTTTTCAGGGTTGTACTAAGGGAGCCGAGGGAAGCACACCCCTGTGCAAGGGGCATGGTGGTGGTAAACGGTGTCTTTTTGAGGGTGGTGGGGTATGCCCGAAGAGCGTCCATGGTGGGACACAGTTCTGTGTGGCACATGGAGGGGGTAAGAGGTGTGCTGTTGCGGGGTGCACAAAGAGTGCCAGAGGCCGCACTGATTGCTGTGTGCGCCATGGTGGGGGGAAGCGATGCCACTTTGAGGGGTGCAATAAGAGCGCACAGGGGAAGACAGATTTCTGCAAAGCCCATGGTGGGGGTAAACGGTGCACATGGGCCCCATGCTGTGACAAGTTCGCAAGGGGAAGGAGTGGACTCTGTGCGGCTCATGGTACGATGATGGCCGCCCAGCAAGAGTGCGAGGCTGGGAAGACTGGGGGAATGATTGGTCCAGGCCTCTTCCAAGGGATTGTCGCCTCATCCGTCACAGTTGGAAGCAGCATGGATAATGGTTATACCTCTGCAGGTTTTAGCTCTGTTTCAGACTGTGTTGAGTCACAAGCAAATGCGAGACAGCATCAGCTTCACATTCCGCCGCAGGTTCTGGTCCCCTTGTCCATGAAATCTCCTCCTCCATTAGTGTCAATTGGTTTTGGTGGAGGTGTCGACGACAGCCAGGAGAAGAACTCTGGGTTTGTGGTCCCTGAAGGGAGGGTGCATGGTGGGGGCTTGTTGTCTCTGCTGAATGGGAGCTTAAAGAATGCTGTGGATGCAGGGTTTGTTTGATGTTCCTGCTGATAGTTTCCCTCGA is from Musa acuminata AAA Group cultivar baxijiao chromosome BXJ1-6, Cavendish_Baxijiao_AAA, whole genome shotgun sequence and encodes:
- the LOC135676093 gene encoding uncharacterized protein LOC135676093, yielding MTNSTMADLSKEKQPLMSFLVTEAGNFSRSGTSISMGDTTLRLNSSSYETSRTGKGVCSLSNHELSATDDGCRLVLGLGPTPTSYASEYYCIAGGINKTKETATCTNQSWSLETDSNMLELGLSRGNVEPMVTVDGNANSSSSNSKQISSEKHHLIPVVDESSTSAKRNSGGYMPSLLFAPRLTISIGMVDAPGTHDPSDTGADEITDNNHLQYDLHQTTEHLSASESSAGAFSASPSVSQRIHHRHPRKCMFEGCSKCARGASGLCIGHGGGQRCQKPGCNKGTESTAAFCKAHGGGRRCQMLGCTKSADGKTDFCIAHGGGRRCTHLGCAKAARGKSGLCIKHGGGKRCIVEGCTRSAEGQPGLCISHGGGRRCQYPDCWKGAQGSTNYCKAHGGGRRCIFQGCTKGAEGSTPLCKGHGGGKRCLFEGGGVCPKSVHGGTQFCVAHGGGKRCAVAGCTKSARGRTDCCVRHGGGKRCHFEGCNKSAQGKTDFCKAHGGGKRCTWAPCCDKFARGRSGLCAAHGTMMAAQQECEAGKTGGMIGPGLFQGIVASSVTVGSSMDNGYTSAGFSSVSDCVESQANARQHQLHIPPQVLVPLSMKSPPPLVSIGFGGGVDDSQEKNSGFVVPEGRVHGGGLLSLLNGSLKNAVDAGFV